The genomic region CAGCACCTTTTTTATCCAAGGTAAAAACCTTTCACCACAAAGAGCACAGAGAAAAACCAAATTAGGAATTAAAAACTCTGTGTGTTTTGTGGTCTCTGCGGTAAACATTGGAATTCCGATACAGCAAAATATCTGTTTTTTGCTAATTGCGACACAGCATCTAAACTGTTACAACTAAAGTTTCGCAGGAATCTGTGATAGATATGCTTCTATAAATAGGTCAATATCGCCGTCTATAACTTTTTGGACATTGCCGGTTTCAAAACCAGTTCTATGGTCTTTTACTAACTGGTATGGCATAAAAACATAACTTCTTATCTGGTTACCCCAGGCAATTGTGCCTTTCTCATCGTAATGTTTTTCTATCTGTGCCCGTTTTTTTTCTTGTTCTAATTCATAAAGTTTCGCTTTTAACAGTTTCATCGCGGTTGCTTTGTTCTTGTATTGAGAGCGTTCGTTTTGTGATTGCACCACTATTCCTGTTGGCAGATGTGTAATCCGCACTGCGGAATCCGTTTTTTGTAGATACTGACCACCATGGCCACTTGCCCGATATGTATCAATACGCAAATCTGTTTCATCAATTTTTATTTTGATATCGTCTTCAATTTCAGGAATCACATCAACGGATGCGAACGAAGTATGTCTTCTTTTATTAGCATCAAACGGCGAGATTCTGACAAGTCGGTGAACACCGATTTCTGATTTCAGGTAGCCATATACATATTCGCCTTTAACAATAAAGGTTACCGATTTTATTCCCGCTTCTTCGCCAGCAAGCGAGTCCACAACTTCGTAACTGAATTTTTTGCTCTCAGCCCATCTGAGATACATTCTCAAAAGCATCTCTGCCCAGTCACACGCTTCGGTTCCACCTGCACCGGAATGGATTGAGACAATCGCAGAATTTCTGTCAAACTCACCTGACAGTTTTATCTGTATATCCATTTCTGCGATTTCAGATTCTATTTTTTTCAATGTTTTAGAAATATCTTTTTCTACCGCTGTATCATTTTCTGAAACTGCGATTGCGATAAGTTCGTCTGTATCAGTAAGTTCCTGTTTAATTTTTTTGAATTTTTCCAGTTGCGATTTCAGGTTGGTCAGTGTTTGCATTATTTTTTGTGCGGTGGCGGGATTATTCCAGAAATCTGGCTGGCTGGCTTTTTTTTCTAACTCGGTAATCTCGGTTGTTTTATTTTCAATATCAAAGATACCTCCCGAGTTCGTCAGTTTTAGAAAGCAATTTTTCGGTTAGGTCTTTTAGTTCAGCCAACATTTTAATTATTTCAACAACTCCATAATATTTATACTATTAAGATCTACAAGTTTATCAAGATCGGCTTGTGTATCTTCGTATCGTTTTTTGATTTTGGTTATTTCATCTATACTAGATAAAAAGATAT from Elusimicrobiota bacterium harbors:
- the prfB gene encoding peptide chain release factor 2 (programmed frameshift), whose product is MLAELKDLTEKLLSKTDELGGIFDIENKTTEITELEKKASQPDFWNNPATAQKIMQTLTNLKSQLEKFKKIKQELTDTDELIAIAVSENDTAVEKDISKTLKKIESEIAEMDIQIKLSGEFDRNSAIVSIHSGAGGTEACDWAEMLLRMYLRWAESKKFSYEVVDSLAGEEAGIKSVTFIVKGEYVYGYLKSEIGVHRLVRISPFDANKRRHTSFASVDVIPEIEDDIKIKIDETDLRIDTYRASGHGGQYLQKTDSAVRITHLPTGIVVQSQNERSQYKNKATAMKLLKAKLYELEQEKKRAQIEKHYDEKGTIAWGNQIRSYVFMPYQLVKDHRTGFETGNVQKVIDGDIDLFIEAYLSQIPAKL